AAGGGGAACTATATGGTGTTTGTGCACCTGTGTTCTTGTCCTTCTTTGGCTGAGAGGTCATGGTTGTGCGGTGCTGAGAGTAGCTGAAGTGAATGATTGCAATTTGCAAATGGTACATACAGCAGCCGCTGCATGATAGTGATGGAGGGACAAAGATGCACCCTGGGATACTTATCAAATGGGCTCCTGAATCAAAAACAAGAAGCAGATAATGCCTGAAATGtgaattaaaaacagaaactAACATCTGTGGTGAGAGAAACAGAGTTGGTATTTCAAGTCAGTGAGAGGTGCCTGAAGATGTTTAGAGATGACCTTAAGCACTTGCTAATAAGGGTGTTAATCTTCtgctttaagatggtgctggtgaatccTAGTGTCTAATATCAGTGGCAAACAAAGCACAGAGTATAACTAAATaatttattaataacactttttctgaTAATATTTCTGGTAAACAATCACCACAAACAATAGAGGTGAGGCAGAGTCAAGGTGAGCAGAGTGGAGGTGGATTTGAGGCAGAGGCAGGCAAGAGAGTGCGAAGCAGGGTCAAGGCGAGTGAATGCGAGCAAACCAAGAGCGTGGAAAGACCCAAGGTTTAATCAGTCTGGGCACCGGGTCAATCTGGAAAGGTCTGGTGTGGGCCCAAACATGGCAGCAAGGTCCGGGCACAGAGTGTATCGAACCAACAAGGAGTGACCATCAGGTCGCTTCCAAAGCAAGGAGCGACCTGATGATTGGGCGATTTAAATACTGGGCCAggttgaaaaggcagggtgtcaagAGCAGAAGCGAGGGTTGGgcgggctctgtgctgaactgaggctgtgccctgctccagctgcagtgatgcctggctttgtgtctgCAGACTCGCTTTTGTTCTGGGTTCTGTTTGGTTGCTTTTGTTGTTTGCGCGATTTGTTTTTATCTCTGCAcaatgggtgtttgatggtcttttttttaatgggtctttttgggtttccttgttttgtggctgtctgtaaggaggcgaatctcaagtttgtataatgtatacatattttgataataaaggtgctttgaactttgatcacctTTGTAGTATGCTGTTTCATGCTTAACATTCTACAGCAGAAAAAGGTAAGACCTTGACCAGCAGTGATGACATGATTAATGTAAAAAGTCTTGTCATACACCTGTAGTGGAACAGAAGGATGAAGATCAGCCTTATATTACTAAATCAGCCCTTTTGTTGCTGTCTAGGATTCCCTAACATTTATGAACTCTAACATTTGTGAACTACCTGATGAAATCCTATGGACTGCTTGTGCTACCATGATCAACCCGTACCCATCTTATTAAACAAACTTACATTGCTCATACATATTACACAGTTGCCTGATTGGTCCTACCATATATGAATATTTATCATTAAACAAATAAATTACAATTTGAATGCAATTAAGAGCAAGATGAGAAATAATAATGATGTGTTGTGTGGctttatatttaaaaatcaacGTTATCCTCTTGTCGTTTTTCATTTTAGTTGCAATTTTACTTAAGTCACACTGATGAGCCTTATGCCTGAACCTAAAACCTAGATATCAAAGATAATTGATACAAAGTAATTAAGATCACAAATTACAACCCATTCATTGGTGTGTTAGGACAGCACTGAATGACTAAATTTGAATGACTAAAAATAGGTCATTGCATTTTTTATTATATTCTTTATTTTAAATCGTAAGTCTTGCTCCTTCCAATTTTGACCTCAAGTAAATTGACTCAATAATTGATTCCTTTCTCTTTCTTCATTGGCAGTATCATGGATAGAGAGGCACATTGTTTAGAGAAATATGATGCCTCAGATGTTGATTACATGTATACCAATATATTTTTCTGACGTTCATGTTCAGGTGATTAAATGCCGTAATGACCTGATGCATTCCATCGAAATGAGTGTTTCGGCAGAATGGTTTGAAAACTATAAACGGAAGATCCTCGTACTTCTAAAGGAATTTGAAAGCATCCCTGAAGCAACAGCAGCAAACAAAATGATAAGTGAGGTAACTACAATATGAGCTTCTTTCTGGAAttctaatagaaacatagaaaataggtacaagagtaggccattcggccctttgagcctgcatcgccattcagtatgatcatggctgatcatcgaactcagaaccctgtacctgctttctctccataccccctgatccctttagccacaagggccatatctaacttcctcttaaatatagccaatgaaccggcctcaactgtttcctgtggcagagaattccacagattcaccactctctgtatgaagaagttttccctcatctcggtcctaaaaggcttcccctttatccttaaactgtgacccctcgttctggacttccccaacatcggaaacaatcttcctgcatctagcctgtccaatccctttagaatttcaataagatccccaggAAATTATTAGGAAATAATATTAATTTAAAGATTCTGTGGGAGTAACCTAAGCACAtatctgcagtgcattttgtagatggtgcATCTTGCAGCCATGTGTAACAATGGTGGAGTGTGAAGGTGCTTAAGGTGATGGAAAGGTATAAATCAAATGGTCTGTTTTGTTCTGGATATATTTTGGTTTCTTGTATTACTACAGCTGCAGCTATCCCGTTAAGTGGTGGATATCCATTCATTGTACTTCTGACTTGAATATTGGACTGTAAAGGGATGCAAGATGTTGCAGTATACTCAGTTTTTGGAGGCCTAATCATGTTACTGGTCCAGCTAAATTTCTGGTCAGGTGTGATCTCAGCATGATGTTGGTGGGAGATTGGGCAATTTTATTGACATTCTTTGTCAAGTGGAGCTGTTCAGATTTTTTCTGGtggtggagatggtcattgcctgacATCCGTTTGAAGAAagtattgtgtataatttattctCTTGTTGGGCTAATAGGTCACATCATCTGACTGGAAAGTTAAAATGACAGTGACTGATGCAGTGGATGCTACAGTGAGGTTTACAGATGAAGAGATTGGTGTTGGAGAGATTTGTAATATTGAATTAGACTTGATTAAAGAATGGGCAGAGGAGCTGAGCTTTGCACTAGAAGAGCAAGAGCCTTTACAGCAGGTAGAGTAATTATGCATttacaattttaaaatatttgttgTTACCAGAGATCAATTTGTTTACATTTGTACAGACCTTTTATATGTTCACAATAATGCTATTACCAGAAatactatttttatttatttttaattttgcaaACCTATTTCAATTTTGGAAAATTACATtagtttcaaaaataaaattaataatttACATTTTTCTCTCTCATTACTGTATGTCAGTGTGTCTGATTGTACAATTGGTTTGTTCTTTTAAAGCACTTGAACAGTTTGAATAGATTCAAGGAATTTTTGAAACAAAATAAAGAGCTTGAAAGTGAGCTTCATGAAGAGCTGCAGCAGTTATTCATTCTTGAGAAGAGATTGAATAATGGCAAGGATTTGTGAAGATTCAAGATGATAGGGAGTGAAGACACGACAATGGTAAAGACAACATGCTAATTTCCTTAATACTTTTGCAGTTCAGTTAAATTTAATACATATCAGAATATACAGATATCTACATTCTCAAATATAATCTCAGGATGTGTAATTATCTATGTTGTTA
The Hemitrygon akajei chromosome 5, sHemAka1.3, whole genome shotgun sequence DNA segment above includes these coding regions:
- the LOC140727786 gene encoding uncharacterized protein CXorf38-like isoform X2; this translates as MQSELSIRLNDGGYKNWIKAGLCLQKIRDCILGFVRTEIEKFHHVLLGTNPNLRQGICKNSCKSHGTKVYMPRGQANRRGPENCDAAALLNLLIFCDHFHFERRKVIEVIKCRNDLMHSIEMSVSAEWFENYKRKILVLLKEFESIPEATAANKMISEVTSSDWKVKMTVTDAVDATVRFTDEEIGVGEICNIELDLIKEWAEELSFALEEQEPLQQHLNSLNRFKEFLKQNKELESELHEELQQLFILEKRLNNGKDL
- the LOC140727786 gene encoding uncharacterized protein CXorf38-like isoform X1 — its product is MQSELSIRLNDGGYKNWIKAGLCLQKIRDCILGFVRTEIEKFHHVLLGTNPNLRQGICKNSCKSHGTKFQTACFVCREWKKEILRHHTDQNSMIYWGNCCPLLWPTNAWEVAKVYMPRGQANRRGPENCDAAALLNLLIFCDHFHFERRKVIEVIKCRNDLMHSIEMSVSAEWFENYKRKILVLLKEFESIPEATAANKMISEVTSSDWKVKMTVTDAVDATVRFTDEEIGVGEICNIELDLIKEWAEELSFALEEQEPLQQHLNSLNRFKEFLKQNKELESELHEELQQLFILEKRLNNGKDL